In Myxococcales bacterium, the DNA window CCCGGCGCTCTCGGCGCTCGCGGAGCGCTCCCCCGACACCTCGGCGCAGCGCCGTGACGAGCCGTTTAGGCGAGCGATTACGGGTATTTATGCGCGCCTCGCGGCGACGTCGGCGGTGCTCGACCGGGAGGAGCCCATGCGGCGCGCGGTGGGCCGGGCCGAACCCTACGCGACGCCCGAGGAGCTCGGCGCCGACCTTCGTACGATCGAGGAGGCGCTGCCCGCCGGGCTCTCGCGAGGTCGCCTTCGAGGCCTCTCGCGCGCGGTCGACGTGTTCGGATTCCACCTGGCGAAGCTCGATCTCCGTCAATGCTCCGACGTGCACGAGCGCACCGTGGCCGAGCTCTTCGCGCGGGCGGGCGTGCACACGAGCTACCTCTCCCTCGACGAAGAAGGGCGTGTCGCGCTCCTCGTGTCGGAGCTCGCGTCGCCGCGCCTCCTTCACTCGCCGTACGCCGACTACACCGACGAGACGCGCGGCGAGCTCGAGATCTTCTTCGCGGCCCGGGAGCTCCGGTCGACGTACGGCGCCGAGGCGATCTCGCACGCCATCATCTCGAAGACGAACGACGCGTCGGACGTGCTCGAGGTGGCGCTGCTCTTGAAGGAGTCCGGTCTCTTTCGGCCTGGAGAGCGCCCCTCGTCGGATCTCGACGTGGTCCCGCTCTTCGAGACGATCGACGACCTTCGCCGCGCGAGCGAGGTCATGGGCCGGCTCTTCGCGTTGCCCCTGTGGCGGGCCGTCGTGGCCTCGCGGGGCGACAGACACGAGGTGATGCTCGGGTACTCCGACAGCAACAAAGATGGCGGCTTCCTCACGTCGGGGTGGGAGCTCTACCGGGCGGAGCTCGCCCTCGTCCGGACCTTCGCCGCGCACGGCGTCACGCTGCGCCTCTTTCACGGCCGTGGTGGGAGCGTGGGCCGAGGCGGTGGCCCGAGCTACCAGGCGGTGCTCGCGCAGCCCCCGGGTGCCGTCGGCGGTCAGATCCGCATCACGGAGCAAGGCGAGGTCATCGCGTCGAAGTACGCGAGCCCCGACGTCGGTCGAAGGAACCTCGAGATCCTCGCGGCGGCCACGCTCGAGGCCTCGCTCCTCGACGACCCGGTCGACCCCGCGACGGTGGACGCGCGCCACGCCGTGATGGACGAGCTCTCGCGCGTCGCCTTTCGCGCCTACCGCGCCCTCGTCTACGAGACGCCGGGCTTCGACGTGTACTTCCGCGAGTCCACGCCCGTGTCGGAGATCGCGACGCTCAACATCGGCTCGCGGCCGGCCTCGCGAAAGCCCTCGCAGCGCATCGAGGATCTGCGCGCGATCCCCTGGGTGTTCTCGTGGGCGCAGTGCCGCGTGATGCTGCCGGGGTGGTACGGCTTCGGCTCGGCCGTCACGGGCTTCCTCGCCTCGCGCCCGGAGGGGCTCGCCACGCTGCGCGCGATGTACGAGACGTGGCCGTTCTTCCGCATGCTGCTCTCGAACATGGACATGGTGCTCGCGAAGACCGATCTCCGAATCGCCTCGCGGTACGCCGAGCTCGTGTCGGACACCCGCCTGCGCGAGACCATCTTCGGTGCGATCTCCGAGGAGCACGCGCGCACGAAGGAGGCCGTGCTCGCGATCGAGGGCCGCGACGAGCTGCTCGCCGACAACCCGCTCTTGCGACGCTCGATCAAGAACAGGTTTCCGTACATGGACCCCCTGAACCACCTCCAGATCGAGCTCTTGCGCCGTCAGCGCGGAGGAGAGACCGACGCGCGGCTCGCGCGAGGCATCCACATCACGATCAACGGGATCGCCGCGGGCCTACGAAACTCGGGGTGACGGGCCTCGCGCCGCGCCCATGAAGCGCCCTCCAGGCTGTCGGGCTCTGCGCACCGGAAGGCCGACGTGGTGCTCGGGAACCCGCGCCCTTGCGGGGCCGTCACCAGCGTAGCGATTGCGGCATAAGTTGAACGGAAGTTTTTGTGTCACAATGGTGGGTGAGGAGCCAATTGCGCATGTCGAATACGACAGGTTCTGAATCGCGCCCCGCGCTGCGGCCCCCGAGCCCGGGTGACACCATGACGAGACATCTTCCCTTCGCGCTGTTCCTGAGTACGGGGCTGCTGCTCGTTTCGGCGTGCTCGAGCTCGCCATCGGGCGACGTGCCCGACGACGCGGGGGGCTCGTGCTCGAGCGTGCCTGCGCCTCGGTCCGGCCCTCGGCGGGTCGACGAGCTGCCGAGCGGAGCGTGCTCGGTGAAGGAATCGTGCGCGCTCGGTGCACATCGTACGTGTGCGTGCAGCGAGCTCGGTCCGTACGATGTCTACCAGTGCGAGTGCGATGGAGCCGTGTGGCGGTGCACCGTCACGTCACGGGCCGCCTCGGTCTGCTCTCCGTGCCCGGACGCCTCGACGTCGGACGCCGATCGCCCGGATTGAGCCGCGGGTCGCGCGGCCTTCGGGCTCATGCCTTTGGCCAAGGACCCGTGATCGCCACGGTCTCGTCGCGGTCGCCCTGGAGGTTCACGAAGAGCACGCTTCCGTCCGGCGAGAAACACGCGCCCGTGAGCTCGTCGCCGGGGGCCTCGCCCGGTCGTTCGGGGGTGTTCTTCGGGTTGCGCGCGAGGTCGAACACCGTGCCGTCGGGGCGGCGCGCACGAAGGTATTGGTGCGTGACCTCGGGGCTCGACGTGTAGTTGTCCTCGCAGAGGAGGACGTCGCCCCAGGGCGCGAGGCCGAGGTTGTCCGGCTGCGAGAGCACGCGCGGATCGGTCACTTCGTGGGCGAGCGCGAGGCGCGCGGCGAGCTTGCCGCGACCCGGGACGAGGCGGAACACCTGGCCGCGCTCGAGGTGCCCTCCTTGGGTTGCTGCGAGCCATAGGCTCGAGCCGTCCCACACGATGCCCTCGAGCCTGGAGAACGTCGTCGCCTCGGGGCATTGCTCGCGGCACGGGCGCGACTCGGCGAGGGGATCCGGGACGCGCACCCACTCGACCGCGACGCCCTCGGCCGTGCGGAGCGCGTAGCCCCGGGCGAGCTTGGCGGTCGATCGAAGATCGCGCACGACGAGCGCCTCGAGGACTCCCTCGTCGAGAGGTCGCGCGGGGTCTTCCGGCAAGAACCGGTAAAGGAGGCCCTGCTCGTGATCCTCGGTCATGTAGATGGCGCCGTCCGACGCACGCGCGACGGCTTCGCGCTTGAACCTGCCCCACGAAGGGAGCTTTCGCGCGCGTGCGCCCTCGGTCGCGGGCACATGGAAGGCGTAGCCGTGCCCGGGCCTGTCGGACTCTTCGCACGAGACCCACCCACCTGCGACCACACCACCGGAGCAGTTCGTGTCGGTGCCGAAGAGGGCCATGGTGGTGCCGAGCACGGGGCGCGCGGACGTGTCGCCTGCGAGCGAACGCCGGAGCGCCGAGGGATCGACGCGAACCCGGCTCACGCCCCCGCGCATCGCCGGGTCGACGAGCTTGTCTCCATCTCGCGGGGTGAGCACCTTCGGCCTCGGTGGCCCCGGGTGCGCGGGCCCGAGCTCGTGGTTGCGGAGGAGCACCCACTCGCCGCGATCGCCTTGAAAACAAGCCATTCCATCGAGGAAACCGGGAACGGGGCGGCCGTCGTCGAGGGTGTCCTTTCCGGCGGCTTGCACGATGACGGCCCGGAAGCCTCGCGGGAGGTCGAGCACCGGGCCAGGCTCGAGCGGGCCGAGCTCGGCGCGGGCCTTCTTCGTGGGGTGGCGCGCCGGTGGGGCCTTTGGGCGCGACGCGCACCCCGACACCACGACCCCGGTGAGGGCATGGGCGAGGAGCGCGCGGCGGGAGAGAGGGGCGGGCGAGCGTGGGTCGCTCATCGCGCCCATGCTACCGCGCCTCGTGCCCTACTCGCACTTGCCCGTTCGGAAGAACGAGTCCTCCGAGCACGTCTTGCCGTTCAATGTGCAGAGTGCATAGATGTACGTTCCCCCATTTCGGTCCTCGGTCCTCGTGGCGATCGTGCCGCCCTTGGACGCGCAGTACGAACGACCGTTCCCGCACTGGGCGCGGTAGAACGCCCACTGTTCGCAGCTCGCCCCGTCGGGGAAGACGCACGCCCCGGACGCGTCGACCTTGTACCCGAGCGCCCCGCAGTACTCCGACGCGGGGTTCGCCGGTCCGACGTTGCCGCGTTCGTCGTCGCTCGCGACGGGGCTCTTGCTCTCCGAGTCTCCTCCGCAGGCCGAAGCGAGGGCGCTCACGAGGAGCGCGACGGCCGTGATCCCGCGAACGTGCATGGTGCCCAAGAGTCTACTCGCACCGGCAGGTCGTGGCGAAGGTCTGCTCCTCGCACGAGGTGCCCGAGGGGAGCGTGCAGCGCGCGTACGACGCCGTAAAGCCGCCCCGGTCCTCCACGACGTTCGAGACCGTCCCGCCGCGTTTGGCGCAGAACGACTCGGCCTGACCGCACGTGCCGCGGAAGAACGCCCACTGCTCGCAGCGCGCGCCGCTCGGGAAGACGCAGTCCGAGTCGCGCGTCTCGTAGCCCATCGCGGCGCAGTAGACGGACGCAGGGTTCGCACCCGAGGGAGCCCCGCCGGCCCCTGGCGATGCGAGCGGTGTGCAAGCGGGCGCCGGCGGGGGCGGAGGCGGTGCGGGATCGGCGCACGTGCAGGTGCGGGCGAAGGTCGCTTCGTCGCACGAGGCTCCCGATGGGAGGGTGCAACGCGCATACGACGCCGTCCATCCGCCCTTGTCCTCGACGACGTTCTTCACTGTGCCGCCGTTCCGCGCGCAGAACGATCGTGTCTGGCCGCACTCTCCGCGGAAGAACGCCCACTCTTCGCACCGGGCGCCGTCGTCGAGGATGCACGTGGAGCCATCGAGGCGATAGCCCATCGACGCGCAGTAGACCGACGCCGGGTTCGCGCCCGACGGAGCTCCGCTCGACGGGCTCGCGGGGAGCGCCGTACACCCGGAGACGGGGCCTTGCGTGACGGGTTGGCCCGACGAGCCCGAGGGCGCGATCTCTGCGGCGCAGCCCACGAGCCCCACGACGATCGACACGATGCCCACGGCCGAGATCTTCTTCATGACGGATACTCCAAGTTGAGGTCGTGAAGCGCCTCGCGTGCGCCTCGCTCCCCTGACACGCGGCCTCGTCCTCCGTCCCACGCCGCGGTGTCGAAAAAAACGGAGTCACTCGTAAGTGCTTGAAAGTGCGTCGATTTCTTGGCGAAGAAAAAGAGCGCCGACCACGGCGCGCGCCCTTCGCGTACGTTGAAGGGTGACCCTTCGCCTCGCATGACGAGCCTCAAGGACAAATTCATCCCCGGAGCCAAGGTCGGCGCGTACGAGCTCGTGCGTCGCCTCGGCGCCGGAGGCATGGGCACCGTGTTCGAGGCGCGTGGGCCTTCGGGGCGGGTGGCCGTGAAGGTGCTCACCGCCTACCCGGTCGAGAGCGGTCGTGATCCGCGGTTCCAGCGCGAGGCCGAGGCGCTCCGGCTCTTGTCGCATCCGGGCATCGTGCCGGTGCTCGACGCAGGCACCGATCGCGCGACGGGCACACCGTACTTGGTCATGGAGCTACTCGAGGGAGACGACCTCGACTCGATGCTGCTTCGTACGGGGCGCTTTTCTCCCGAGATCGTGATCGCCATCGGGCTCGAGATCGGGGCGGCTCTGGAGCACGCGCACCTCCACGCGTTCGTGCACCGCGACATCAAGCCCGCGAACGTCTATTTGCCTCGTGACCTCGCGCGGGGGCGGGCCATCTTGTGCGACTTCGGGCTCTCGAAGCGCACCGATCTCGCGGCCTCACTCACCGAGACGGGGGCGCTGCTCGGCACGCCGCACTACATGTCGCCGGAGCAGTTCCTCGACGCGAAGCGGGTCGACGCGAAGAGCGACGTGTTCGGGCTCTCGATGACGCTGCTCCACGCCCTCGTGGGCATCCACCCGTACGAGCACCTCACCGATCCGAGCCAGCTCATGCTCCAGCTCTGCACGAAGCCCGTGCCCGACGCGAGAGAGCTGCTCCCCTCGGTGCCTCCTGCCCTCGCCGAGGCGCTCGCTCGGGGGCTCGTGACCGACCCGCGCCGGCGCGCTTCGGTCGCCGAGCTCGTCGCGGCGCTCGAGGTCGCGCGGGCCGACGCGGGTGAGCCCGTGCGCTCGAGGACGAAGCCTCCCTCCACGGTGGCCGGTCCGTCGCGGCGAGGCTCGGTCGCGCGCGCTCCCAAGGCCCCCAAGACGCTCGAGCTCGAACAAGGCACCTACCGTGTGCTCACACGCGACGCGTCGACGGGGCTTTCGTTCGAGGGCCTCGACGTCGACGGGCGTGTCGTGCAAATCGTGAAAATTCCAGGCATTTTTCGCACCGACGAGGGGCGTGCCGCGTTCTCCGAGGAGGTCGCGGCGCTCTGCTCGGTGCTCAGCGAGAGCCTCGTGGCGGTGCTCGATCACGGCGCCGTGGGAGACGACTCGTGGCTCGTGACCGAGCCTCGTGACGGCCAAGACCTTCAGTCGTTCGTCGACGAGGCGGGGCCCTGGAGCTACGCCCCGGCGCTCCGTGCGTTCAGCCGCGCGGCGCGTGGTCTCTCGGCGCTCGCCGAAGCCGGTGTGGTCCACGGGAGCCTCCGACCCGAGGCGTTCCACGTGAGGGCGGGCGCGCGTGGGACGAAGCTGCTCGTCTTGCACGACCTCGGGGTCGGGCGGAGGCTCGCGTCGTTCACGACCAAGTCCGGAGCTTCGTCTCCACCGGGGCGTCGGTCCGCCGACATCCGGACCGACGTCGTCGGTGTGCTCGCGACGCTCTCGTACGCGCTCACGGGTCGTCTGCCGTTCGCGGGGCGATCGAAGGGCAGCATTCGCGCCGACGCGCTCGCCAAGGTCGGCGGCGGCGCCAAAGAGAAGGCCGCCCTCGAGGCCCTCCTCCAGCGCGCGATGACCGGGAAAATCCCCTCGCTCGTGGCCCTCGCGACCGAGCTTCGCCTTCTCGGCGGCGAGGGAACGGCGTACTGAGCCTGGCTCGAGCCGACGGTGCGCCGAGTCACTCGAGCAGTCGCGACAGGGTCACGTCGAGGCGGCTCTGGGCGAGCCGAAGGACGCTCGCGATCGACGAGGGAGAGAGACGCTTCTCGTCGCGGAGGAGAGACTCGGTGGCCTCGAGCACGGCCGTGCGTGCCTCGGCCACGCGCCGCGCGATCGTGGATCGAGGGGTTTTGTAGAGCACCGAGAGCTGATCCATGGTGAGCCCCTCGATGTAGTGGAGGCGCAAGATCGTGCGCCCGTTCGCGTCGAGGCCGGCGAGCACACGACGGAACGCGTCTTGGAAGAGCGCTTGAGTGTGCTCTTTGACGTAAGCGAGCTCGGGATCGCCCGAGAAGGTCGCGTCGTCGCCGAGGCTCTCGGTCTTCGGGCCCGAGGCGCGGACGTGGTTCAGGGCCGTACGCGACGCCACCACGCGGAGCCACCCTCCGAGCGGGCCTTTCCCCGAGTACTCGAGGATCTTGGGCGATTTCCCCTCGGCGCCGAGGACGAGGGCCTCGCGCACTTTCTGGACGATCTCGTCGACCGTGTGTTTTCCGGCGCGCACCCTCACGACGTAGTCGGGGACGTGGGAGAGGTAGCGCTCTTCGAAGATCGAGAGGGCGGCGCGATCGTGGGACGCGACGGCGAACGCGAGGAAGAGATCGGCCACGTGCACGGTCGCGAGCGCGGCTAGGGAGCCCACGTGACGCGCGAGGTGTGCCACGAACGCCTCGGTCGGGACCGCCAGGTCGGGCCACGCACGACGGGCCTCGGTCTCGAGGCGCAGGAGCTCGTGCTCGGGCGCATCGAACGACGCGACGGCGCGAAAAACTGCGGCGAGCGTTGCCTCTCCCACACCGGTAACTATAGTGCGATGGCGTGGATTGTCCGTCCGAAACACGCCTCCAGGCCTTCGTCGAAGGGGCGCTGGGCGAGGCGGAGGTCGCGGATCTCACGGTCCACCTCGACGCATGTGACGAGTGCCGAGCGCTCGTGGGGCTCTCTCTCCCCGTGCCCCTCGACGACGGCGAGGCCTCGGGAAAAGTAGGCCGCTACGTGCTTCGTCGTGCGCTCGGCCAGGGGGCCATGGGCGTCGTCTACGAGGCCGTCGATCCCGACCTTCAGCGCGTCGTCGCGCTCAAGGTGCTCCACTCCCGCGAAGAGCGCGAGCAAGAGAGGCTGCTCGCGGAGGCGAGGGCGATGGCGCTCTTGTCCCACCCGAACGTCGTCACGGTGTACGACGTGGGCCGCACGGGGGGCCGTGCCTTCGTCGT includes these proteins:
- the ppc gene encoding phosphoenolpyruvate carboxylase is translated as MPSSSAPEPVDKDLAVREDIRLLGRLLGDTVRASDGDAVFDAIERVRQLSIRFATSADPEAQRAARTELEALLDGLPRDDAMIVLRAFAFFLQLANIAEDQHVVRRRRAHEERGSAPREGTLAHAFERLAARGVTAQEIQRCLGSAFVSPVLTAHPTEVSRKSVLARQDTIAKLLDDRDRIRLTPGELAEQEAVMRREILALWLTRTVRVERLGPLDEVAGGIGYYTKTFFSELPRLYAELEDMLTERFGVTERPPSFFRIGSWMGGDRDGNPFVTAPVLRETLRRQSSAALAHYMNEVHTLGGELSLSGLFVASTPALSALAERSPDTSAQRRDEPFRRAITGIYARLAATSAVLDREEPMRRAVGRAEPYATPEELGADLRTIEEALPAGLSRGRLRGLSRAVDVFGFHLAKLDLRQCSDVHERTVAELFARAGVHTSYLSLDEEGRVALLVSELASPRLLHSPYADYTDETRGELEIFFAARELRSTYGAEAISHAIISKTNDASDVLEVALLLKESGLFRPGERPSSDLDVVPLFETIDDLRRASEVMGRLFALPLWRAVVASRGDRHEVMLGYSDSNKDGGFLTSGWELYRAELALVRTFAAHGVTLRLFHGRGGSVGRGGGPSYQAVLAQPPGAVGGQIRITEQGEVIASKYASPDVGRRNLEILAAATLEASLLDDPVDPATVDARHAVMDELSRVAFRAYRALVYETPGFDVYFRESTPVSEIATLNIGSRPASRKPSQRIEDLRAIPWVFSWAQCRVMLPGWYGFGSAVTGFLASRPEGLATLRAMYETWPFFRMLLSNMDMVLAKTDLRIASRYAELVSDTRLRETIFGAISEEHARTKEAVLAIEGRDELLADNPLLRRSIKNRFPYMDPLNHLQIELLRRQRGGETDARLARGIHITINGIAAGLRNSG
- a CDS encoding DUF839 domain-containing protein, with product MSDPRSPAPLSRRALLAHALTGVVVSGCASRPKAPPARHPTKKARAELGPLEPGPVLDLPRGFRAVIVQAAGKDTLDDGRPVPGFLDGMACFQGDRGEWVLLRNHELGPAHPGPPRPKVLTPRDGDKLVDPAMRGGVSRVRVDPSALRRSLAGDTSARPVLGTTMALFGTDTNCSGGVVAGGWVSCEESDRPGHGYAFHVPATEGARARKLPSWGRFKREAVARASDGAIYMTEDHEQGLLYRFLPEDPARPLDEGVLEALVVRDLRSTAKLARGYALRTAEGVAVEWVRVPDPLAESRPCREQCPEATTFSRLEGIVWDGSSLWLAATQGGHLERGQVFRLVPGRGKLAARLALAHEVTDPRVLSQPDNLGLAPWGDVLLCEDNYTSSPEVTHQYLRARRPDGTVFDLARNPKNTPERPGEAPGDELTGACFSPDGSVLFVNLQGDRDETVAITGPWPKA
- a CDS encoding DUF333 domain-containing protein, with the translated sequence MHVRGITAVALLVSALASACGGDSESKSPVASDDERGNVGPANPASEYCGALGYKVDASGACVFPDGASCEQWAFYRAQCGNGRSYCASKGGTIATRTEDRNGGTYIYALCTLNGKTCSEDSFFRTGKCE
- a CDS encoding DUF333 domain-containing protein translates to MKKISAVGIVSIVVGLVGCAAEIAPSGSSGQPVTQGPVSGCTALPASPSSGAPSGANPASVYCASMGYRLDGSTCILDDGARCEEWAFFRGECGQTRSFCARNGGTVKNVVEDKGGWTASYARCTLPSGASCDEATFARTCTCADPAPPPPPPAPACTPLASPGAGGAPSGANPASVYCAAMGYETRDSDCVFPSGARCEQWAFFRGTCGQAESFCAKRGGTVSNVVEDRGGFTASYARCTLPSGTSCEEQTFATTCRCE
- a CDS encoding protein kinase, which produces MTSLKDKFIPGAKVGAYELVRRLGAGGMGTVFEARGPSGRVAVKVLTAYPVESGRDPRFQREAEALRLLSHPGIVPVLDAGTDRATGTPYLVMELLEGDDLDSMLLRTGRFSPEIVIAIGLEIGAALEHAHLHAFVHRDIKPANVYLPRDLARGRAILCDFGLSKRTDLAASLTETGALLGTPHYMSPEQFLDAKRVDAKSDVFGLSMTLLHALVGIHPYEHLTDPSQLMLQLCTKPVPDARELLPSVPPALAEALARGLVTDPRRRASVAELVAALEVARADAGEPVRSRTKPPSTVAGPSRRGSVARAPKAPKTLELEQGTYRVLTRDASTGLSFEGLDVDGRVVQIVKIPGIFRTDEGRAAFSEEVAALCSVLSESLVAVLDHGAVGDDSWLVTEPRDGQDLQSFVDEAGPWSYAPALRAFSRAARGLSALAEAGVVHGSLRPEAFHVRAGARGTKLLVLHDLGVGRRLASFTTKSGASSPPGRRSADIRTDVVGVLATLSYALTGRLPFAGRSKGSIRADALAKVGGGAKEKAALEALLQRAMTGKIPSLVALATELRLLGGEGTAY
- a CDS encoding sigma-70 family RNA polymerase sigma factor is translated as MGEATLAAVFRAVASFDAPEHELLRLETEARRAWPDLAVPTEAFVAHLARHVGSLAALATVHVADLFLAFAVASHDRAALSIFEERYLSHVPDYVVRVRAGKHTVDEIVQKVREALVLGAEGKSPKILEYSGKGPLGGWLRVVASRTALNHVRASGPKTESLGDDATFSGDPELAYVKEHTQALFQDAFRRVLAGLDANGRTILRLHYIEGLTMDQLSVLYKTPRSTIARRVAEARTAVLEATESLLRDEKRLSPSSIASVLRLAQSRLDVTLSRLLE